The nucleotide sequence CGTCGTCTTCTACGGGGGCGACACCTACATAGGCGCCGGGGGTCAGGCTGTAATTCTTTTCGGCGATTTCGGCACGGGTGGCAATCTTGCAGAGCCCAAGAATATCCTTGTACTTACCGTCACCGAATTTTTCGTAGAGCCAGTCGGCTTCCTTGGCGACTCCGATGATTTCGTCGAGTTCCGCGAGGCGGGCATCCCATCCTTCCTGGCTTTTCTTCTTGCTCTTTTTGTCGGCGGATTCTACGGCGGTTTTCGCCTGTGCGCGGAGCGTTTCGCGGTGTTCCTTGAGTTCCGCGAATATTTTTGCAATCTTTGCGGACTTGCGGAGAATCTTTTCGAGTTGTTTGTCTTCGGTGGTGTCGGCGTAGGCAAGCAAGGCGTTGCGGTATTCCACAAGCAAGTATTCATACTTGTCCGTTTCGCCGCGGTAGAGCCAAACGATGGCGTTCAAGTTCTTGAGTTGCCATTCGTTCCATTCGTTCAAGGTGCGGTCCACAACGGTGTAATAGTTGCGGGCATCGATGAACAGGACCTTGTCCTGAATTTTCTTCTTTTTGCCCTTGTCAAAGAACCACAGGGTGCACGGCAGGCTCTTGGTATAAAAGAAGTTGTTGCCCACGCTTATCATGCAATCCACATGCCCCGTAGCCACCAGCTTTTCGCGGATGTCCTTGTCCTTGCTCTGGCTGTCTGTCGCAGAGGCTGCCATCACAAAGCCCGCACGGCCCTTTTCGTTCAGGTAGCTGTAGAAGTAAGAAATCCAGAGGTAGTTGCCGTTGCCGATTTCCTTGTCCTTGTTTACCGCAGGGAGCCCGAAGGGGAGTCGCCCGGCATTCTGGCAGCTTTCCGCCTTTACCTTGTCCACGTTAAAGGGAGGGTTCGCCATCACGTAATCGCACTGGCCTTCCAGATTATGGGCGTCGTGATAAAAAGAGTTCGCCTCGTCGCCCGATTTTACAACTCCGGTAAGCCCGTGCACCGCCATATTCATCTGGCAAAGCTGGGCGTTGTATTCCACCTTTTCTTGACCATAAAAGGTCATGGTTTCGTTGCTCGCCATGCCGGCGGCATTCACAAAGTCGCCCGTCTGCACGAACATTCCGCCCGATCCGCAAGCGGGGTCCAGCAAAACACCATGCGTGGGTTCCAACACGTTCACAATCATTTTCACCAGGGACTTTGGCGTAAAGAAAACGCCGTCGTCGCTAGCGATGTTCTTGGCAAACTTGCTGAGGAAGTATTCGTAGATGCGACCCATCACATCGCCGCCCACATCATCGAGGGCATTGTTGTTGAAGGTGCGCAAAAGTTCGGCAAGCAGTTCGTCCTTGAAATCGGTGTAGGTCTTGGGCAATACGCCTTTCAGCTTTTCACTCTGGGCTTCGACAAGTTCCATGGCGTTGTTCACGACTTCGCCAAGGCTGTTGAGGGGCTGGCCGTGCACGTTCTTGAGTTTTGCCGATGCAATATTTGCAGGCAAGTTCACGAGGTAATCAAATTGCGCTTCTTTCGGGAGGAACAACGCACTCTTGGACGCAAAATCGCTAGGTTCAACAGGAAGCACGCGGCCACCGCGGCTCGGGCGGTTCTTGAGAATTTCGGTTTCGACTCTCTTGAAGCGGCCATAGGCGTAACGCAGGAACAAAAGCCCCAAAACAGGCATGCAATACTGATTCGATGTCAACTTGGAATCGGCACGGAGCAAGTCCGCAGATTCCCACAAATCGGCTTCAAGTTTCTTTAAGCTCTTGTTATCCATTTTGGTCCTTGCTAGTTTCTTGATTGAGCATGTATTTCCCTTTGCCATTTCCTTGCACGGGCTTTATAACACCCAAACTAAACATTTTCTTTATAATTCCGATTGCGGCAGTTTTGCTAACCTTAAGGGAATTGGCAACATACTTGGCTCCAAAAACCTGTTGCAACCCAACTTCGGTAATCATTGCCTTCATGTGCCTTTTCATCGTTATATTGTACGTTGAAGCGTCTACAATTTTTTCAAAGTTAAGTTTTTGCAGGTCAAAGTCAACTTTTTTCGGAGAAAAGTCACTCTTTTTGGGGTTAAAGTCAACCTTTTCCGAAGCAAAGTCAGCTTTTTTTAAAACATAACCCGAATTTCGGATAATGGCCTTCAAAATAAAGGAGTCCTGTTTGTATTCCGGCTTGGGCAGCCCCTGCGCTTCCATTTCCCGGCACATACGATCCACACCTTCGCCAAAATCCTTCACGTACTTGTAATCCTTCAAGTATTCCGCGATATGGGAATTGCGGGCAAAGTGGGAATTACGAATCTTGTTGATTTTCACTTGGCTTGGCAAATTCCCCGGAGATTCCACCACCAAATGATCATCGAACATCTTGATTTGGATTTCGGTTCCGCGAATGGAATAATCCCTATGGGTTACCGCATTTACGACCAGTTCTGTACGCACAAATTCCGGATATTCTAGTTCGGTGGTAAAGATTCCGCCCGCAGTCAAATAGGTACGTTCCTTGATCTGCGTTTGGATGTAGGCAACCGCCTGGCGAATCTGCTCCAGAATGCGACCTTCAAAAGTCACATCCTTGATAACATTCATCTCGGCGCCGAACTTTTCTTCTGTACCTTCGTAACGGATAAACCTGACTCGGGCCCTCGGGAAAAACGACTGGGGTTTCTTGCCGAACAGCAAAATTGCAGCAACGCTGAGTTGCAATTCGCCCTCTTTCTCTTTTGCGAAGTTCTTATTCTGTAGCAAATATTCTCGTGGGGATTTAGAATATCCGATTAAGCTCAAGTATTCTTTAAGATAAGATTCCTCTATATCTTCGTAGCAGGAGTCTGGAACAAGAAAATCTTCAAAGGAACGCAACCCTTTGTCGAGGGTCAACGTCAAACGGTCATCGTAAGAAAGTAGTTTGGATTTGTCACCCACACGCATATAAACATCATGCGCCTGGTTTTCGTGAACAAAGGGGCTTGCCTCTATGTGGAATACCAGCACATGGTTCGGCTTACCTTTGGCATCAACGCATTCCACAAGTTCGTGAGCAAAAGGAACCGTCGGCGAACAAAAATCCATCGGAACACGCAAGAGTTCATTGACATCTTTTTCACGATGGTCAACACCCTCGATGCGGCGATTTTTATCAGAAATGCCGACAACGATGATTCCCCCGTCGGCATTTGCAAAAGCGCACACATGGTTAGAAAAATCCTTCGGAGCAATGTTTACGCTCTTGCGGTCAAAAGTCTGGGATTCTTCCATAGCGAGAATATCTTCTATACGCACTGGGCCTCCAGATTTATGCTACTCTATAATGGGTGTAAACGTATTCGTAAACGCGGGCGCGATACATGTTGATGGCCACGTCGTCGTAACTTTCGGGCAGCTCTTTCCAGAGCGTGTCGCGAATGAGGGTGTCCACAGCGGCCTTGGTTTCTTGCTTGTCGGTCCAGTGATCCAGACTGACAATTTTCGCCTTTATCTTTTCGAGCAATTCTACGGCAACAGATTTTAACTTCTTGATGTCCTGCTTGCTCAAGTTGTCCTTGAAAAGCAAGTCATACATGGAGAGTTCTTCGTCGTTCTTGAAACCTTCACGGACAAAGCGCTGTTGCTCGGAATCCATGGACGACGCCAAATCCATCAAGTCCATAAAGGTCTTTTCGATGGTCGCACGGTCCTGTTCGCTATTGTAGGCGTTGATGATTTCTTGATAACGCTCGTAAAAATTGATTCTACCAGCGTTGGTCGCCAACAGCAAAGAAAGTCGCTCCTTTAACAGTTCTTCCAAATCGCGGAGCAAAAGGTTTTTATGCTTTGCCTTGGCAAATTCCCGACCGAGCAATTCAAAATCAATCTTGCTGATGTCGAACTGCTTGGGGTTCTTTTTACCGCCTACGTCCATCTGAACGTATTCGTTCACAATCTTGTTCAGTTCCACCATCAAATCCACATTGGTCACATGACGGCGTTTTGCCTTCAGGTTGCGGGCGACCGCGTCAATCGCGTTTATCTTGGCGCGATTCTCGGCTGTGACGTCTTCGCGGTTCGTGTAGCGTACCAGGCGAGAAAGTTCGGCGGCGTATGTGGAGAAGGTCTTCTTGTTTTCTGCCGAAGAACAGACTGCATTTGCCGTGTCTTGAATCGCGGCAATCTTATCAAAGCCCTTGGATTCAACAACCTTTGCAAGGGGAGCGTTGAGGCCACCCAAAAATGCTTCCGTTTTTGCAATAATTTCGATAATGCGATTCAGCAATTCCGACTTGTCGATTGTCGGGTCGGCACGCCCGCCGCTCACATTGTTCGTATAATCGGCGAGAGCCTTGCGCAATGCCTTCACGATGCCCGCATAATCTACAATCAGGCCGTTGCTCTTGCCCTCGTTCACACGGTTCGCACGGGCAATCGTCTGCATCAGCGTGTGAGCCTTCAACAGTTTATCCAAGTAAAGGCAACTGAGGCACTTGACATCGAAACCGGTGAGCCACATGGCACAAACGAACACAACGCGGAATTTATTTTTGGGGTCCTTGAATTCCTTGTCCAGTTCCCGCTTTTCCATCTTGGTGCGGTGCGGAGTAATGTCCAAGCCCCACTTGGCAAAAGTCTGCTGTTCGTTCTGTTCTTGGCTTACGACGACCGCCATTTCCGTTTCGCGCATCCACTGGATTTTGCGCTCCAGTTCCTGGGCTTCTTGCTGGGTTGCAATTTTCAACTGCTTTTCGAGAGCTACGATTTCTTCGGCCCAATATTCCTGAACGAAATTGTACATGCGGACGCAAGTCACCTTGTTCAGGCAAACAAACATCGCCTTGCCGCTAGTCCAAAGGTCTGAATAATGATGTGCAAAATCTTTTGCAACCAAGCGCAATCGCGGCTCTGCCGTAAGCAGGTGGTATTCCTTGGCAAAATCCTTTTCCAATTTTTCTTGCTGTTCCGGGTCAAGGTCTGCGGCTTCAATCGCATTGAGAATCTTGTCCGTAATTTCAGGATTCTTGAGTTCCTTGATTTTGTCGGCACGATTTTCGTAATAGAGCGGAACTGTCGCACCATCTTCTACGGCTCGCTTGAAATCGTAAATAGAAATGTAGCCGCCGAAAGTTCTTTCGGTAATGTTGTCATCTTTCAAGAGCGGAGTGCCCGTAAAGCCGATACGCGAAGCCGTCGGAAGCAAGGCACACATGTTGTCTGCAAAAATTCCGTTCTGGCTACGGTGCGCTTCGTCGGACATCACTAAAATATCGTGATCCGGATAAATCGGGGTCAAATCTTTCTTGTTGAACTTTTGAATCAGCGTAAAGATGAAACTCGGGTTGCCCTTGAGTTTTGCGACAAGGTCGTTCCCGCTCGTGGCAATGAACTTGGATGCTTTTACCTTGCCGAGCATTCCGCAATTTTCAAACGTATCGCTAATCTGCTTGTTCAGTTCGTCACGGTCCGTAAGGATGACGATTGTGGGCGAACCTTTTGCACAACGGCGAATCTTCTGCGATAAGAATAACATTGAGTAGCTTTTGCCGCTCCCTTGCGTATGCCAGAAAACGCCCAGCTTGCCATTGCGAAGTTTGCGGTCTTCGTATGCTTTGAATGCCTCGTTTACGCCCAAATACTGGTGGTTGCGGGCGAGAATCTTGACCGTATTTCCATCGGAATGATCGTAAAGAATGAAATTCGCCAACAGGTCAAGGAATGTTTCTTTTTTGCAAATCCCGCGAAGCATCGTCTGGAGCGCAACGGAACCCGCATCGGATTCCTTGAGGCGTTTCCATTCGTGGAAAAAGTCATACTTACTGCCAAGCGTGCCGACTTTCGCTTCTACCCCATTAGAAAGCATCAAAAATGCGTTGTAATAGAAAAGTTGCGGAATCGTCGAAAGGTAATCCGTGTAGTTGTCATCGTAGGCGTTTTGCACAGCGACATCGTTACGCTTGAGTTCCACAAACAAAAGCGGGATGCCATTGACAAAGCCGACTATATCGGTACGGCGGCGATAAATTTCGCCGTGAATTTTCATCTCCTTGACGGCGAGAAAATCGTTATTCTCCAGATTCAAAAAATCAATGACGAGAGCCCGCTTGACATCCGAAGTTCCATCAGGTTTCTTGTAAGAGACAGGAATGCCATCGCGAATAAAGCCGTACTTTTCTTCGTTGATTTGAAGCAGCGAAGACGTGCTGAGGGTTGCCGTGAACTTTTGTACGGCTTCGTCAATTTGCGTAGGCGTTATCCACGGATTCAGCTTCTGAAGTGCTTCGCGAAAATACCGATGCAACAAAACTTCTCTGTAAGAGGTGCGCCCGAATGTTCCGTTTTCGCCTAATTTTTCTTCATTATACGCAAATACAACACGCCAGCCCAACTCATGCTGGAGCAGGTTGCCGGCGCTCTCTTGAACGAGAATATTTTCGCTGTATTCGTAGGACATAAAAGCCAAACTATTCCAATGTAAATATAAACAAAATAGGTTGTCATAATATGCCAAAAACGTTCGGGCCTATTGACAAGGGGATTTTTTGAGATTAGATATTAGTAAATATTTGTTCAGTCAAACAAAAGGCAACTAACTTTCTGCCTTTTCGCATGTAGGCAGATGGAAGTATATAACTGGCTTGATGTTCCTTTTTTAATAATGTATATTAGACTGGAGGAGATACGTAGAATGGCTACATCGAGCATAAAAAATAACTTTACCGTGGCAGGGACCAAGCAACTTGAGTCCTTCATCAAAGCCGTGGATCACTCGCTAAAGGCCCCCGCTCTCAAGAGCCAGATCAAATCAGACTTTCTAAGCGGAGTTTCCGGTTTAAGAAAACTTTCTCGCCTTAGAAAAAAAAATGGTTTCTAAATCCTATTTTGTTGTTAACATCATGGAGTATCTAGACAAAGCTCCTATGGAAGAGGACTTTTCCCGTCTTCGAAATTTTTACGAATGTCCCCAGAACAAAGATGTCGAGTGCTTCTTGAAAAAGTCGTCTGTAGATTTCGCCAAAAAACATTAAGCTGTAAGTTACCTGGTCTTTTCGCAAGCGAACGGAGCGTTCTTGGGATACTTCTCGTTAGCTATAAAAACTATTTCTGTGAAAGCGCAAAATGTTTCCAAAACCATTCAAAAAAAGCTCTCGCGTTTGAGTGCATTAGATGACAACGGTGTGTACAACATCCCCGCATACCTGATTGCACAACTTGGCAAAAATTTTCAGGCAGGGTTAAACGACACCATTTCTGGAAATGAACTATTGTCCCTTGCAATGGAGCAGATTTTACTTATGCAGCACAGCGTCGGCGGGGTTCTTTGTGTTTTGGAATGTGAAAACAACGAAAAGCTTTTGAATTTTTATTGCACACAGAACCATTTTGTCGAATTCGGAACAAGAAAAACAAAATCTTCCGACAAGAATCTTTTACAACTGCTAAAGACAATCTAGTTGCAGCTTGATAATTACGGTTTATAGATAACGAGAATAAGAGCTAACTCAATGTTAAACTCGCGCCCCAAACCGCGAGGAAAGGGGCTATGTCTGTGGGGAATATAGATAAAAAGAGGATGGAGATTTTGGCGTGCGTGGCTGGAAAAAGACAGAAGAGTTCTTTCCGAACGGTTTTCTATCCGAAAATGCGGTTCACGCGGAGCAAACCTTCGACAAGCCTATCGATTTCCCATTTTTCTGTGTAAGCGCCGAAGCTTGCGCGGATAGTCGCTGGAACGCCGAAGCGTTGCATGACCGGTTGGGCGCAGTGATGTCCGCTGCGAACGGCGATACCGTCTTCGTCTAAAAGGGTTGCCGCATCGTGCGGATGCGCAGCATCTAATGTAAAACTCAAAAGAGAACCGCGATGTTTTGGATTTCCCAAAATATGCAAGCCCGGAATTTCTTTTAATTTCGATTCTGCGTAATGCAAAATTTCTTGTTCGTAATCCGAAATCGCTTCGATGCCTGTGCGGTTAATCCAATCGACAGCAGCGCCGAGGCCAATCACTTCGGCGATCGGAGGCGTTCCCGCTTCAAAGCGATCCGGTGGAAGTGCAAATGTCGTTTTTTCAAATGTGACTTGGTCGATCATTTCGCCGCCACCTTGGAGCGGTGGCATCGATTCTAAAATTTCATATTTTCCGTAGAGCACGCCGATTCCGGTTGGACCGTACATCTTGTGTCCCGAAAAAGCGAGAAAGTCGCAGTCTAAATCTTGCACGTCAATTTTTTTGTGCGGTGCGCTTTGCGCGGCATCGACGAGAATTTTAATTTCTGGATCAATTCCGCGGACGATTTTAACGATTTCTTTTACCGGATTTTCGGTTCCAATCGTATTGCTGATTTGCGCAAAAGCGACGATTTTCGTTTTGCCTTTGACGATGAGCTCCGGAATTTTTTCGAGAATCAGGTCTCCGTCATCGGCTACGGGAATCACTTTGAGCTTTGCTCTGCGCTCTTCGGCGATGAGCTGCCACGAGACGATGTTGGCGTGATGTTCGAGTGCGCTGATGACGATTTCGTCACCATCCTTCAAAAATTTCCTGCCGTAGCTCCAGGCGCAGAGATTGATGCTTGCCGTGGTGCCGCGCGTAAAGACGATTTCGTTTTCGCTTTGGGCGTTGATGAATTTGGCAACTTTCTTGCGGGCGGATTCGTAAGCGTCTGTCGTTTGTGCTGTCATGGAGTAAACGCCGCGTTTAATGGAGCTGTAATGTTTGCGGTAAAAATTATCCATCGCATCGATGACGAATTCCGGTTTTTGCGTGGTCGCAGTACTGTCTAAAAATGCAAAAGGCTTTGCATCGTGATCGTGGAGCGCTAAAACAGGAAATTGACTACGGATTTCATCAATAGGATAATTCATGCGCAGAAAATAGAAAAGTTTATGAGCTCAATTTTTCGGGAGTAAAATTTTTTTGCAAAAACAATTAAATTCTAGTTTGAAAATGTTATATTCCGTAATATGCTGCCTTGGAGTAGCTTTTAGGATTGGAATATGTTCAATATTAAAATACAATGCTGTGCCCTCATCTTGCTTGTCGTATTGCATTTGTTATTCCGTCCTTATCGCAAATTAAATACGCTGCCGAATCGCGTTTTTCAAGTTACCTATTATATAATTCTTGCGGGACTTATTGCGGATATTCTTTCCGTTTTCTTGATTACTTATCAAGATCGATTGCCAAAAATTCTCGTCGAAGTCGAAGCGAAAACTTATTTGATTAGCTTAGAATTGACAGCACTTCTCGGGCTTTTGTATCTCATTTCAAGCGTGACGAGTAAAATGGAAAAAATCCGAAAATGGATTCGAATCAATTTTGGCGTCGCAGCATTTTTTGTGATTTTAATTTACGTGCTCCCGATTCATCTCGTCGGCGAAAATAACGGTGAAATCGTTTACAGCAGTGGACCTTCTGCACTTGCTACTTATATTTCTGCCGCTTATTTTTCCATTTTCGTCGTCCTTGCTTTGGTGACGAAACGGAAACTTCTCCCCACAAGACAGCACCGCGCGATTCTTATGTGGTTTTGTCTTTGGATGGTCGCTTCCATTATTCAATTTTTCAATCCGGAACTTTTGCTCGTCGGTTATGCGGGCGCGCTCGGCATTATCATAATCTTTTTCCAATCCGAAAATCCCGAACTTTATTTGGATCGGTATACAGGTCTTTTTAA is from Hallerella porci and encodes:
- a CDS encoding class I SAM-dependent DNA methyltransferase; translation: MDNKSLKKLEADLWESADLLRADSKLTSNQYCMPVLGLLFLRYAYGRFKRVETEILKNRPSRGGRVLPVEPSDFASKSALFLPKEAQFDYLVNLPANIASAKLKNVHGQPLNSLGEVVNNAMELVEAQSEKLKGVLPKTYTDFKDELLAELLRTFNNNALDDVGGDVMGRIYEYFLSKFAKNIASDDGVFFTPKSLVKMIVNVLEPTHGVLLDPACGSGGMFVQTGDFVNAAGMASNETMTFYGQEKVEYNAQLCQMNMAVHGLTGVVKSGDEANSFYHDAHNLEGQCDYVMANPPFNVDKVKAESCQNAGRLPFGLPAVNKDKEIGNGNYLWISYFYSYLNEKGRAGFVMAASATDSQSKDKDIREKLVATGHVDCMISVGNNFFYTKSLPCTLWFFDKGKKKKIQDKVLFIDARNYYTVVDRTLNEWNEWQLKNLNAIVWLYRGETDKYEYLLVEYRNALLAYADTTEDKQLEKILRKSAKIAKIFAELKEHRETLRAQAKTAVESADKKSKKKSQEGWDARLAELDEIIGVAKEADWLYEKFGDGKYKDILGLCKIATRAEIAEKNYSLTPGAYVGVAPVEDDGVDFAERMTEIHQELLKLQDESNALMKTISKNMKEMGL
- a CDS encoding ATP-binding protein; amino-acid sequence: MEESQTFDRKSVNIAPKDFSNHVCAFANADGGIIVVGISDKNRRIEGVDHREKDVNELLRVPMDFCSPTVPFAHELVECVDAKGKPNHVLVFHIEASPFVHENQAHDVYMRVGDKSKLLSYDDRLTLTLDKGLRSFEDFLVPDSCYEDIEESYLKEYLSLIGYSKSPREYLLQNKNFAKEKEGELQLSVAAILLFGKKPQSFFPRARVRFIRYEGTEEKFGAEMNVIKDVTFEGRILEQIRQAVAYIQTQIKERTYLTAGGIFTTELEYPEFVRTELVVNAVTHRDYSIRGTEIQIKMFDDHLVVESPGNLPSQVKINKIRNSHFARNSHIAEYLKDYKYVKDFGEGVDRMCREMEAQGLPKPEYKQDSFILKAIIRNSGYVLKKADFASEKVDFNPKKSDFSPKKVDFDLQKLNFEKIVDASTYNITMKRHMKAMITEVGLQQVFGAKYVANSLKVSKTAAIGIIKKMFSLGVIKPVQGNGKGKYMLNQETSKDQNG
- a CDS encoding type I restriction endonuclease subunit R, with the translated sequence MSYEYSENILVQESAGNLLQHELGWRVVFAYNEEKLGENGTFGRTSYREVLLHRYFREALQKLNPWITPTQIDEAVQKFTATLSTSSLLQINEEKYGFIRDGIPVSYKKPDGTSDVKRALVIDFLNLENNDFLAVKEMKIHGEIYRRRTDIVGFVNGIPLLFVELKRNDVAVQNAYDDNYTDYLSTIPQLFYYNAFLMLSNGVEAKVGTLGSKYDFFHEWKRLKESDAGSVALQTMLRGICKKETFLDLLANFILYDHSDGNTVKILARNHQYLGVNEAFKAYEDRKLRNGKLGVFWHTQGSGKSYSMLFLSQKIRRCAKGSPTIVILTDRDELNKQISDTFENCGMLGKVKASKFIATSGNDLVAKLKGNPSFIFTLIQKFNKKDLTPIYPDHDILVMSDEAHRSQNGIFADNMCALLPTASRIGFTGTPLLKDDNITERTFGGYISIYDFKRAVEDGATVPLYYENRADKIKELKNPEITDKILNAIEAADLDPEQQEKLEKDFAKEYHLLTAEPRLRLVAKDFAHHYSDLWTSGKAMFVCLNKVTCVRMYNFVQEYWAEEIVALEKQLKIATQQEAQELERKIQWMRETEMAVVVSQEQNEQQTFAKWGLDITPHRTKMEKRELDKEFKDPKNKFRVVFVCAMWLTGFDVKCLSCLYLDKLLKAHTLMQTIARANRVNEGKSNGLIVDYAGIVKALRKALADYTNNVSGGRADPTIDKSELLNRIIEIIAKTEAFLGGLNAPLAKVVESKGFDKIAAIQDTANAVCSSAENKKTFSTYAAELSRLVRYTNREDVTAENRAKINAIDAVARNLKAKRRHVTNVDLMVELNKIVNEYVQMDVGGKKNPKQFDISKIDFELLGREFAKAKHKNLLLRDLEELLKERLSLLLATNAGRINFYERYQEIINAYNSEQDRATIEKTFMDLMDLASSMDSEQQRFVREGFKNDEELSMYDLLFKDNLSKQDIKKLKSVAVELLEKIKAKIVSLDHWTDKQETKAAVDTLIRDTLWKELPESYDDVAINMYRARVYEYVYTHYRVA
- a CDS encoding cysteine desulfurase, which codes for MNYPIDEIRSQFPVLALHDHDAKPFAFLDSTATTQKPEFVIDAMDNFYRKHYSSIKRGVYSMTAQTTDAYESARKKVAKFINAQSENEIVFTRGTTASINLCAWSYGRKFLKDGDEIVISALEHHANIVSWQLIAEERRAKLKVIPVADDGDLILEKIPELIVKGKTKIVAFAQISNTIGTENPVKEIVKIVRGIDPEIKILVDAAQSAPHKKIDVQDLDCDFLAFSGHKMYGPTGIGVLYGKYEILESMPPLQGGGEMIDQVTFEKTTFALPPDRFEAGTPPIAEVIGLGAAVDWINRTGIEAISDYEQEILHYAESKLKEIPGLHILGNPKHRGSLLSFTLDAAHPHDAATLLDEDGIAVRSGHHCAQPVMQRFGVPATIRASFGAYTEKWEIDRLVEGLLRVNRIFG